The Paenibacillus uliginis N3/975 genome has a window encoding:
- a CDS encoding carbohydrate ABC transporter permease — MHKPTISRKLFVMINTIVLTGITLLGIIPFIHLLSISLSSNTAAMAGEVKLWPVGFSWDAYVYLGEKVEFFRSLWVSIERVVLGTAVNMFLVFITAFPLSKSNDQFKYRTPYVWFFAITMFFGGGLIPTYIVVKNTGLIDSMWSLILPGALNVWNMVLMLNFFRSIPKELDEAARIDGAGHWRVLWQIYLPVSLPSIATIGLFTIVGHWNAWFDGILYMNSPENYPLQTYLSTLIMSINAQMTSISIEQLKAMENLREKTLRTAQIFMGALPIMVVYPFLQKYFVKGMTVGSVKE, encoded by the coding sequence ATACACAAACCAACAATCAGCAGAAAACTCTTTGTCATGATCAATACCATCGTATTAACAGGCATCACCTTGCTTGGAATTATTCCGTTCATTCACTTGTTATCGATCTCACTCAGTTCCAATACTGCGGCAATGGCTGGAGAAGTGAAGCTATGGCCCGTCGGATTTTCTTGGGATGCTTATGTGTACTTAGGCGAGAAAGTCGAATTCTTCCGGTCCTTATGGGTATCCATTGAACGTGTCGTGCTGGGGACAGCCGTTAATATGTTTCTCGTGTTCATTACCGCGTTTCCACTATCGAAATCGAACGACCAATTTAAATATAGAACGCCGTATGTGTGGTTTTTTGCGATTACGATGTTTTTTGGGGGCGGATTGATCCCAACCTATATCGTTGTCAAAAACACGGGTTTAATCGATTCGATGTGGTCCCTGATTTTGCCGGGTGCCTTAAATGTATGGAACATGGTCTTAATGTTGAACTTCTTCAGATCGATCCCGAAAGAATTAGATGAAGCAGCGAGAATTGACGGTGCGGGGCATTGGAGAGTCTTGTGGCAAATCTATTTGCCGGTATCCCTACCATCGATTGCAACCATTGGGTTATTCACCATAGTAGGGCATTGGAACGCCTGGTTCGACGGGATTTTGTATATGAACTCGCCAGAGAACTATCCTTTGCAGACGTATCTCTCAACCTTAATTATGTCGATTAACGCCCAGATGACATCGATCTCAATTGAACAGCTGAAGGCGATGGAGAATTTAAGAGAGAAAACCCTTCGGACTGCCCAAATATTTATGGGAGCTCTGCCCATTATGGTGGTATATCCGTTCTTGCAGAAGTATTTCGTCAAAGGGATGACCGTGGGTAGCGTCAAGGAATAG
- a CDS encoding Gfo/Idh/MocA family protein, whose translation MKKVRVALIGGGLRGVNYLDYALQHPHELEVVAVAEPVAERRNGFKEKHGIADDMCFEHWDEFFAVPKLADAVLICTQDKQHFEPTMKALEAGYHVLLEKPMSSDARECILMGEKASQMNRVFSICHVLRYTNFFSTIRELLQRETIGQLMSIQHNENVGYWHQAHSFVRGNWRRKDESSPMILAKSCHDLDILLWLADAECVRVSSFGSLSYFKADQAPEGAPLRCLDGCPVSDECLYYAPKQYLTSDTNWPTSAISDDLSYEARYKALQEGPYGRCVYHCDNDVVDHQVVNLEFANSVTAAFTMSAFTRDVSRTLKLMGTKGEIRGAMEKNEIEIIHFGSGKVERISFEDMGGHVGHGGGDMGLIKDFLRLVREDGKSQGLTSAHHSVQSHLMAFAAEQSRMDGNSIHLQDFAQQLSMPVET comes from the coding sequence ATGAAAAAGGTTAGAGTTGCATTAATTGGAGGGGGATTACGAGGCGTGAATTATTTGGATTATGCACTGCAGCACCCGCATGAACTCGAAGTTGTCGCCGTGGCGGAGCCTGTCGCGGAACGGCGGAATGGCTTCAAGGAGAAGCACGGCATTGCAGATGACATGTGCTTTGAACATTGGGATGAGTTCTTTGCCGTACCGAAACTCGCAGACGCCGTGCTCATATGCACGCAAGACAAGCAACATTTCGAACCCACGATGAAGGCGCTTGAAGCGGGGTATCATGTATTACTTGAGAAACCGATGTCTTCGGATGCGAGGGAATGTATTCTCATGGGGGAAAAAGCTTCGCAAATGAACCGTGTTTTCTCGATATGTCACGTGCTTCGGTATACGAACTTTTTCTCGACGATTCGCGAATTGTTGCAGCGGGAAACCATTGGTCAGCTCATGTCCATCCAACATAATGAGAACGTAGGGTATTGGCACCAAGCGCATAGCTTTGTGAGAGGGAATTGGCGTCGAAAAGATGAATCCAGCCCGATGATTCTAGCGAAGTCTTGTCATGACCTTGATATTCTGCTCTGGCTGGCCGATGCGGAATGCGTGCGTGTGTCTTCTTTCGGATCGTTATCTTATTTTAAGGCGGATCAAGCCCCAGAAGGAGCTCCGCTACGGTGTTTGGATGGATGCCCGGTATCTGACGAATGTCTCTATTATGCGCCGAAGCAATATTTAACGAGCGATACGAATTGGCCGACCTCGGCGATCAGCGATGATCTGAGTTACGAAGCCCGCTATAAAGCGCTGCAGGAAGGGCCGTACGGCAGATGTGTCTATCATTGTGATAACGATGTCGTAGATCATCAGGTCGTGAATTTGGAATTCGCGAATTCCGTCACGGCTGCATTTACGATGAGTGCATTTACCCGAGACGTTAGTCGCACGCTCAAGCTGATGGGAACCAAGGGAGAAATTCGCGGTGCGATGGAGAAGAACGAAATCGAAATCATCCATTTTGGCAGCGGCAAGGTGGAGCGGATTTCATTTGAGGATATGGGCGGGCATGTCGGTCACGGGGGCGGAGACATGGGCTTAATCAAGGATTTCCTCCGGTTGGTGCGTGAGGACGGTAAGAGCCAGGGGCTCACCTCGGCACATCATTCGGTACAAAGTCATCTGATGGCTTTTGCCGCGGAACAATCCAGAATGGATGGGAACAGCATTCATCTGCAGGATTTCGCGCAGCAGCTTAGCATGCCCGTGGAGACTTGA
- a CDS encoding DUF3024 domain-containing protein, producing the protein MDDFTKKRIIKIMDNYTKNKVPKHIQNQIRLSYKIRGNNITLIEERPAFRSDQWVQLEIAQFRLDQNKWKIYWRDSKKKWHFVDDILPDESFEKQLDQVENDNMGIFWG; encoded by the coding sequence ATGGATGATTTTACAAAGAAAAGAATAATTAAAATTATGGACAATTATACAAAGAATAAAGTTCCTAAACACATTCAAAATCAAATAAGGCTGAGCTATAAGATCCGAGGTAATAACATTACTTTAATTGAAGAAAGACCAGCATTTAGGAGTGATCAATGGGTTCAGTTGGAAATCGCTCAATTTAGATTAGACCAAAATAAATGGAAAATATATTGGAGAGATAGCAAGAAAAAGTGGCATTTTGTAGATGATATTCTACCAGATGAGAGTTTTGAAAAACAATTAGATCAAGTAGAAAACGATAATATGGGAATATTTTGGGGTTAA
- a CDS encoding aminoglycoside N(3)-acetyltransferase has protein sequence MGISSTLQTRKTIIDDLKRLGVKEGMTLIVHSSLKSLGNVVGGPVTVILALEEAVGFNGNIVMPTQSEHLCAPTENNEDLTLEEIKIIKENMPIYYPDITTTSYMGFIPETFRKQNGVLRSSHPHVSFAAWGKDAKRITMNHTLDYALSEDSPLGKIYELEGFILLLGAPTDANSSLHLAEYSQKNSYIKPKVWEVKMSVDGKEQWTTYDDINNESDDFNMIFDEFKSKTTLVKEGLVGKAVSYLIPQKEMVDFALDWMNKNRR, from the coding sequence ATGGGGATATCCAGTACTTTACAGACGAGAAAAACAATTATTGATGATTTAAAACGACTGGGTGTAAAAGAGGGAATGACCTTGATCGTCCACTCCTCTTTGAAATCTCTAGGAAATGTTGTAGGGGGACCTGTAACTGTTATTTTAGCATTGGAAGAAGCGGTAGGATTTAACGGGAATATTGTTATGCCGACTCAATCTGAACATTTGTGTGCTCCGACGGAAAACAATGAGGACTTAACCTTAGAGGAAATAAAAATAATAAAAGAAAATATGCCAATATATTACCCTGACATAACAACAACTTCGTATATGGGATTCATTCCTGAAACATTTCGAAAACAAAATGGAGTGTTAAGAAGTTCACACCCCCATGTTTCATTTGCTGCGTGGGGGAAAGATGCTAAAAGAATAACGATGAATCATACACTAGATTATGCATTAAGTGAGGATTCTCCCTTGGGAAAGATCTATGAATTAGAGGGATTTATTCTATTACTTGGAGCTCCAACTGATGCTAATAGTTCATTACATTTGGCTGAGTATAGCCAGAAAAACTCTTATATAAAGCCTAAAGTTTGGGAAGTGAAAATGAGTGTAGATGGAAAAGAGCAATGGACTACTTATGATGATATCAATAATGAATCTGACGATTTTAACATGATTTTTGATGAGTTCAAATCCAAGACTACTTTGGTAAAAGAGGGCTTGGTAGGGAAAGCGGTGAGTTATTTAATACCACAGAAAGAAATGGTTGATTTCGCCTTAGATTGGATGAATAAGAATAGAAGATAG
- a CDS encoding nucleotidyltransferase domain-containing protein, which translates to MKEIILSAKKFFANAGFDWSICGGGAIDICLGNKTRTHKDLDLAVYWEDRKAIIAYMLNSGWRVFEACGGGIIHELFTVDSSEKRNLFCFTNNETRCYLEPIGSNKYRFTFINEEQLAFSYVEFLFNFRDDKFFYYTGNSSIKRSIEKAVILKDGYSILAPEIVLLYKSTYLEGNDSNDHLHDFNLSVPHLDLEQKQWLKQALEVVHLNNHQWIQKL; encoded by the coding sequence TTGAAAGAAATAATCTTAAGTGCAAAAAAATTCTTTGCAAATGCTGGCTTTGATTGGTCCATTTGTGGTGGTGGAGCGATCGATATATGTTTAGGTAATAAAACTAGAACTCATAAGGACTTAGATTTAGCTGTATACTGGGAAGATAGAAAAGCCATTATTGCTTATATGTTGAACTCGGGATGGAGAGTCTTTGAAGCATGTGGTGGAGGGATAATACATGAACTATTTACAGTCGATAGTTCTGAAAAGCGGAATTTATTTTGTTTCACAAATAATGAAACACGTTGTTATTTAGAACCCATTGGAAGTAACAAGTATCGATTTACATTTATAAATGAGGAACAACTTGCTTTTAGTTATGTAGAATTTCTATTTAACTTCAGAGATGATAAGTTTTTTTATTATACAGGTAATTCAAGTATTAAGAGGAGCATTGAAAAAGCAGTAATATTAAAAGACGGGTATTCTATTTTAGCACCGGAAATTGTACTTTTATACAAATCCACTTATTTAGAAGGTAATGATTCAAATGATCATCTCCATGATTTTAATCTATCTGTACCGCATCTAGATCTCGAGCAAAAACAGTGGTTAAAGCAAGCTCTGGAAGTAGTGCATTTAAATAACCATCAATGGATTCAAAAACTGTAA
- a CDS encoding alpha/beta fold hydrolase, with translation MLSLDAHQGNWQEFLRQKIRDWRTYPRLTDDQLRGISCPTLFIAGEYDQFAPEEELKRVTRLIPNSRYVVVPGGSHRPHMSRENPVFVNDTILQFLEIQS, from the coding sequence ATCCTTAGTCTAGATGCACATCAAGGAAATTGGCAAGAGTTTTTAAGGCAAAAAATAAGGGATTGGCGAACTTACCCTCGGCTAACTGATGACCAATTAAGAGGTATAAGCTGTCCTACTTTGTTTATCGCTGGGGAGTATGATCAGTTCGCTCCAGAGGAAGAACTTAAACGGGTGACAAGACTAATTCCTAACTCTCGTTATGTTGTAGTACCTGGTGGCAGCCACAGACCTCATATGAGTCGAGAAAACCCGGTTTTTGTAAACGATACCATTCTTCAATTCTTAGAAATACAAAGTTGA
- a CDS encoding TetR/AcrR family transcriptional regulator produces the protein MQLTREDWVKAGLNNLAEAGIHEVRVEILARKLKISKGSFYHYFRDRKELLDSMMDYWEDYATKQIIHSIEQDNSSLEQLLHISINRDKKIEIGIYAWAKHDPIVATRLVDIEEQRINCISRLYQRRGLTLSEAIDRARLTYLTYVGWMTRFESNTNFDIDKMFVILLSI, from the coding sequence ATGCAATTAACCAGGGAAGACTGGGTGAAAGCTGGATTAAACAATTTGGCCGAAGCTGGAATACATGAAGTTCGTGTCGAAATACTTGCTCGGAAGCTGAAAATAAGTAAAGGTAGTTTTTATCACTACTTTCGAGACCGTAAAGAACTTCTAGATTCCATGATGGATTACTGGGAAGATTATGCAACTAAGCAGATCATTCATAGTATAGAACAAGATAATTCCTCATTGGAACAGCTGCTTCACATTAGTATCAATCGGGACAAGAAAATTGAGATTGGCATTTATGCCTGGGCCAAACATGATCCTATCGTGGCAACCCGATTAGTTGATATTGAGGAACAAAGAATTAATTGTATTTCCAGACTGTATCAAAGGCGAGGGCTGACGCTTTCAGAAGCGATAGACAGGGCTAGACTTACATATTTAACTTATGTAGGGTGGATGACAAGGTTTGAGTCCAATACCAATTTTGATATAGATAAAATGTTTGTGATTTTATTAAGTATATGA
- a CDS encoding DUF3995 domain-containing protein: MTLSTVSVLALISILHIYWAYGGRWGIRAAIPSRAGEYKPAFVPGKVGTLFVAILILIVCFILLIQGGYTHYFIANTITRIGCIVCASVFFLRAIGDFRHIGFFKKINHTVFARNDTWIYSPLCLYFGITCTILLF, from the coding sequence ATGACATTATCAACTGTAAGTGTTTTGGCTCTAATCAGCATCTTACATATTTATTGGGCGTATGGGGGGCGCTGGGGTATCCGGGCGGCCATACCTTCGAGAGCGGGGGAGTATAAACCTGCTTTTGTTCCTGGGAAGGTAGGTACACTATTTGTGGCTATTCTTATTCTAATTGTATGCTTCATACTTCTGATTCAGGGCGGTTATACACACTACTTTATAGCAAATACCATAACAAGAATTGGGTGTATCGTCTGCGCTTCTGTTTTCTTTCTTCGGGCGATTGGTGACTTTAGACATATAGGGTTTTTCAAAAAAATAAATCACACAGTATTCGCGAGAAATGATACATGGATCTATAGTCCGCTTTGTCTGTATTTCGGGATAACATGTACGATTCTTTTGTTTTAA
- a CDS encoding TetR/AcrR family transcriptional regulator — MPYPEGHKEKVRGKIIESAARAFRTNGIRDISVPFIMKGAGLTHGGFYAHFDNKEQLVAETCRYAIGDTIAFLQKAAEQEKQRPPIHVVIDYYLSQQHRDSTNFGCILPALSSGISRSSEEVRQVYTDELKRMIDFIADVANIDYATGSSLLSSMVGALMLSRSVNDPDMSDNLLAAGKQQAKALIFTQESVIQ; from the coding sequence ATGCCTTATCCAGAAGGCCATAAGGAGAAGGTTCGAGGTAAAATCATTGAAAGTGCTGCCCGTGCTTTTCGCACAAATGGAATTCGCGACATCAGCGTTCCTTTCATAATGAAAGGTGCTGGACTGACACACGGGGGATTTTATGCGCACTTTGATAATAAAGAACAACTGGTTGCTGAGACCTGCCGTTATGCAATCGGCGATACGATTGCGTTCCTCCAGAAAGCTGCCGAACAGGAGAAACAAAGACCTCCAATCCATGTGGTCATTGATTACTACCTCAGCCAGCAGCATCGGGACAGTACGAATTTTGGTTGCATCCTTCCTGCCCTTTCCAGCGGAATTTCACGATCTTCTGAAGAGGTTCGGCAAGTCTACACCGACGAGTTGAAACGGATGATCGATTTTATTGCAGATGTCGCGAATATCGACTACGCTACAGGGTCTAGCTTGCTAAGTTCGATGGTTGGAGCACTTATGCTTTCTCGATCTGTCAACGATCCTGATATGAGCGACAACCTACTCGCCGCAGGTAAGCAACAAGCGAAAGCGTTAATTTTCACTCAAGAGTCCGTCATCCAATGA
- the lpdA gene encoding dihydrolipoyl dehydrogenase, translating to MSQFETVDTLVIGSGPGGYMAALRSAQLGLKTAIVERGKIGGVCTHVGCIPSKALIAESHRYRVLRQSNKTEVATSFMNAQAFKEGVVNKQSGGVGFLLKNAGVTIIEGEASLVDKHTAVIKQMDEESTISFQHAILATGSRPIELKALPFGGRILSSTEALSLSRIPTSLIIIGGGYIGVELGQMYAKFGTKVTILEGGRQVLPGFEPELTAPVLRQLKADGITIITEATAVQAEQTSDMVTLHYSIDQELHVLTADYALVTVGRKPNTDGNLGLERIGLRTTDRGLIDTDEQCRTAIPHIFAIGDITAGPALAHKASYEAKVAAEVIAGQTSMVDYKAIPLVVFSEPELASVGLTEVDAKANAIPTVIGKSPFSINGRALALQATDGFVKIIVDRTSGAVIGAQIVGVEASTLISEMALAIEMSASVEDLALTIHPHPTLGEVIMEAAENAVVKMNQPAT from the coding sequence ATGAGTCAGTTTGAAACTGTAGACACATTGGTTATCGGATCAGGTCCTGGCGGCTACATGGCAGCGCTGCGATCCGCTCAGCTTGGCCTGAAAACGGCCATTGTTGAACGAGGCAAGATTGGCGGAGTCTGCACCCATGTAGGCTGCATCCCATCGAAAGCGTTGATTGCCGAATCTCATCGCTATCGAGTTCTCCGTCAATCGAATAAGACGGAGGTCGCGACTTCATTCATGAATGCACAGGCATTCAAGGAAGGAGTCGTTAACAAACAGTCTGGTGGAGTTGGGTTTCTGTTGAAAAATGCTGGAGTTACGATCATCGAGGGAGAAGCAAGCCTGGTTGATAAGCATACGGCTGTTATTAAACAAATGGACGAGGAATCCACGATATCTTTTCAGCACGCCATATTGGCAACGGGCTCCCGTCCGATCGAGCTGAAAGCCTTGCCGTTTGGTGGAAGAATTCTTTCCTCCACAGAAGCTCTCTCGCTTTCGCGTATTCCGACCAGCCTGATCATTATCGGAGGCGGATATATTGGCGTGGAGTTGGGACAGATGTATGCGAAATTCGGAACAAAAGTGACGATTCTGGAAGGAGGGCGCCAAGTGTTGCCAGGCTTTGAGCCAGAACTGACGGCTCCAGTTCTCCGGCAGTTAAAAGCTGACGGCATAACGATCATAACGGAAGCGACTGCCGTACAAGCGGAACAAACTTCCGATATGGTCACGCTTCATTATTCGATAGATCAGGAACTGCATGTTCTTACGGCAGATTATGCACTGGTCACCGTCGGTAGAAAACCCAATACTGACGGAAATCTAGGACTGGAGCGTATCGGTCTGCGCACAACAGATCGGGGATTGATCGATACCGACGAACAATGCAGAACGGCAATCCCGCATATATTCGCCATTGGAGATATAACGGCAGGTCCGGCGCTTGCCCATAAAGCGTCATATGAAGCCAAGGTTGCAGCTGAAGTGATTGCTGGCCAAACCTCGATGGTTGACTACAAGGCGATTCCGCTTGTCGTTTTTTCGGAGCCAGAGCTGGCAAGTGTAGGCCTGACTGAAGTGGACGCAAAAGCAAATGCTATTCCAACTGTCATCGGGAAGTCACCATTTTCAATTAATGGAAGGGCTTTAGCTTTACAAGCTACGGATGGATTCGTCAAAATCATTGTGGATCGAACCTCGGGAGCCGTAATCGGCGCGCAAATCGTAGGGGTGGAGGCTTCGACCCTTATCTCGGAGATGGCTCTGGCTATCGAGATGAGCGCGAGCGTGGAGGATTTGGCCTTAACCATTCATCCTCACCCTACGCTGGGGGAAGTCATAATGGAAGCTGCTGAGAACGCCGTTGTAAAAATGAACCAACCAGCTACTTGA
- a CDS encoding H-type small acid-soluble spore protein, whose amino-acid sequence MNVQRAQEIASSPEMAYVLCDGTAIYIQHVNEQSETARIYALNNPEEEREVPLYALTEQDQELI is encoded by the coding sequence ATGAATGTTCAAAGAGCACAAGAAATAGCGTCCTCCCCCGAAATGGCATATGTGTTGTGTGATGGGACAGCGATCTATATTCAACATGTAAACGAGCAAAGTGAGACGGCACGCATCTATGCGTTAAATAATCCGGAAGAGGAGCGGGAAGTCCCTTTGTACGCGTTAACTGAACAAGATCAGGAGCTTATATAA
- a CDS encoding serine hydrolase domain-containing protein, with product MEISTDIPENHRLSSKALLEFFTKIEQLKLEVNTFILLQDGKATAQFCRSPYRMDSPQLLYSLSKSFTSIAVGIAWDNGYLDLDDNVISFFPEKLPRYITPNLAKMTVHHLLSMNAGHHDNIYATVAKEQDWVKTFLSLDVEHEPGSHYRYSTHSTYMLSAIIEQVTGQNMVDFLMPRLFEPLGIPRPSWETCPLGITAGGMGLSISTEGIAKFGLMLLNKGVYEGKRIVSEQFIKLATSEQSDNRAGAERIDSAQGYGYQFHLCRRGCYRGDGAFGQLCFVAPKENIVIAVTSSFKNMKPLQTLLDLIYEHIFDQLDKNVFYYPEDNIELKNLLSNFNHSVPTIRPVPVNIPIVNNSCYMMNGNPHGLKKITFHLKDKHLELQVFYGDDRDNTLPFDFTKAMHTKDVFNKDLSMHLQEVITYASWQDNNTLQLTLFYIETPYKVTYTITFHDQTIDFQLNINVSLNISEYRVTGNLMNVQV from the coding sequence ATGGAGATATCAACTGATATTCCTGAGAATCATAGACTATCTTCGAAGGCTTTATTAGAGTTTTTCACAAAAATAGAACAACTGAAATTAGAAGTAAACACTTTTATTTTGTTACAAGATGGCAAAGCTACCGCTCAATTTTGTCGCTCACCATATCGTATGGATAGTCCACAGCTATTATATTCTCTGAGCAAAAGCTTTACTTCTATAGCTGTAGGTATCGCATGGGATAACGGATATTTAGACTTAGATGATAACGTCATATCTTTTTTTCCTGAAAAACTACCGAGATATATTACTCCAAACTTAGCGAAAATGACCGTACATCATCTGTTATCTATGAACGCAGGGCACCATGATAATATCTATGCTACAGTAGCTAAGGAACAAGACTGGGTAAAGACATTTTTATCTTTAGATGTTGAACATGAACCGGGAAGCCACTATCGTTATAGCACTCATTCTACATACATGCTGTCTGCAATTATTGAACAAGTAACAGGTCAAAACATGGTTGATTTTTTAATGCCTAGATTATTTGAACCATTGGGGATACCAAGACCATCGTGGGAAACCTGCCCATTGGGCATTACAGCAGGTGGAATGGGATTGAGTATTTCAACCGAAGGTATAGCTAAATTTGGTCTTATGCTCTTAAACAAAGGGGTTTACGAAGGGAAAAGAATTGTTTCAGAGCAATTCATTAAGTTGGCTACATCAGAACAAAGTGATAATCGTGCAGGAGCAGAGAGAATAGATTCAGCCCAAGGTTACGGATATCAATTTCATTTATGTCGGCGCGGCTGTTACAGGGGCGATGGTGCTTTTGGTCAATTATGTTTTGTAGCTCCAAAAGAAAATATAGTCATTGCGGTAACTTCTAGCTTCAAGAATATGAAGCCATTACAGACACTTTTAGATTTAATTTATGAACATATTTTCGACCAATTAGACAAGAATGTTTTCTATTATCCTGAAGACAATATCGAACTGAAAAATCTATTATCTAATTTTAACCACTCTGTTCCTACAATTCGGCCTGTTCCCGTTAACATACCGATTGTAAATAATAGTTGTTATATGATGAATGGCAATCCCCATGGACTTAAAAAAATAACCTTCCATTTGAAGGATAAACATTTGGAACTTCAAGTTTTTTATGGAGATGATAGAGATAATACTTTACCATTTGATTTTACGAAAGCGATGCATACTAAGGATGTATTCAATAAAGATTTATCCATGCATCTTCAAGAAGTTATCACTTATGCTTCATGGCAAGATAACAATACTTTACAACTTACTCTTTTTTACATCGAAACTCCCTACAAGGTCACTTATACAATAACATTCCATGACCAAACAATTGATTTTCAATTGAACATCAATGTATCCCTTAACATATCAGAGTATAGAGTAACTGGGAATTTAATGAATGTTCAAGTATGA
- a CDS encoding acetate uptake transporter, producing the protein MNNQQNTNIKIVTADPSAIGLFGLAIVTFVASSQKLGLTEGLGLVIPWAIFLGAFAQLYASILDSKHNNTFGTTAFGAYAFFWFATACSWLVKLGVFGEVLAANADGKQLGFAFAGYLIFSVLMTIGAMETNKVLFFIFVLIDLLFVGLTFDAFGIASEVFHSMAAYAEMGIALFSFYGAGAAVLNTHFGKVFLPIGRPFGIFKARP; encoded by the coding sequence ATGAACAATCAACAGAATACTAACATCAAAATCGTAACAGCCGACCCAAGCGCAATCGGCTTGTTTGGACTGGCTATCGTTACGTTCGTAGCGTCCTCACAAAAGCTCGGTTTGACTGAAGGCCTCGGCCTCGTTATCCCATGGGCCATCTTTCTCGGTGCTTTTGCTCAGCTCTATGCTTCCATCCTTGATTCTAAACACAACAATACATTTGGCACGACTGCTTTTGGTGCATATGCTTTCTTCTGGTTCGCGACTGCATGCAGTTGGCTGGTAAAGCTCGGCGTATTCGGCGAAGTTCTAGCCGCAAATGCTGACGGCAAGCAGCTCGGATTTGCATTTGCTGGTTATCTCATCTTTTCCGTACTCATGACGATTGGGGCCATGGAGACAAATAAAGTATTGTTCTTTATTTTCGTACTAATCGACCTGCTTTTTGTGGGCCTGACTTTTGATGCATTCGGAATCGCCTCTGAGGTGTTCCACTCAATGGCTGCCTATGCTGAGATGGGTATCGCTCTATTCTCGTTCTATGGCGCGGGTGCAGCAGTGTTGAATACTCACTTTGGAAAAGTGTTTCTTCCTATCGGTCGTCCGTTTGGTATTTTCAAGGCTCGTCCATAA
- a CDS encoding DJ-1/PfpI family protein gives MSKKQGFRVGVYVFKDAEVVDYAAPYGVFSVARRLDPELDVFLVADSLRPVQTQAGLTVHPNYSFNELPDMDAFLIPGGFGTRQETYNKRLHQYIWSLPETTLLTSVCTGSWIYGQMGLLDGLPATSRKEPDRLEASEMGKVPIDRLAEIAPACTISRARIVDTGRIITGAGIASGMEMGFHLLRRAGYDEGFISDVARVMEYSEAYNVYKDDIEYYKKAVK, from the coding sequence ATGAGTAAAAAGCAAGGTTTCAGAGTTGGTGTCTATGTTTTCAAGGATGCTGAAGTCGTTGACTATGCGGCACCTTACGGTGTGTTCTCTGTCGCGCGGAGGTTGGACCCAGAGCTTGACGTATTTCTTGTCGCAGATTCATTAAGACCCGTCCAAACCCAAGCGGGCCTTACAGTGCACCCCAATTATAGTTTCAACGAATTGCCTGATATGGATGCATTTTTGATTCCCGGCGGTTTCGGAACTCGCCAGGAAACCTATAACAAACGACTGCATCAATATATTTGGTCTCTGCCCGAGACAACGTTACTGACCAGCGTTTGCACCGGTTCTTGGATATATGGACAAATGGGACTTTTGGATGGACTGCCTGCGACAAGCCGGAAGGAACCGGATCGTCTGGAAGCGTCCGAAATGGGCAAAGTGCCGATTGATCGCCTTGCCGAGATCGCGCCGGCTTGCACAATCAGCAGAGCGCGCATTGTCGATACCGGTAGAATCATTACTGGAGCCGGCATCGCTTCAGGCATGGAAATGGGATTCCATTTGTTGAGACGTGCCGGATATGACGAAGGCTTCATCTCGGATGTAGCTAGAGTGATGGAGTATTCCGAAGCGTACAATGTGTACAAAGATGATATTGAGTATTACAAGAAAGCCGTTAAATAA